One Ostrea edulis chromosome 2, xbOstEdul1.1, whole genome shotgun sequence genomic region harbors:
- the LOC130051525 gene encoding muscle cell intermediate filament protein OV71-like, translating into MQGDVSPKTTYLSIYEVSPEGKFISLKNTSSGTNRREINMDSWKLKRTVDGKRDYIYTFRNFTLKPGKVVKIYSRGSAADARVNDLVYRDDDSWGVGSQVTTVLLNDSNEEKATHTQKTLYN; encoded by the exons ATGCAAGGAGATGTGTCACCTAAGACTACCTATCTGTCCATTTATGAAGTCAGTCCAGAAGGAAAATTTATCAGCCTGAAAAATACATCCAGTGGGACCAACAGAAGG GAAATCAACATGGATAGCTGGAAGCTGAAGAGAACAGTTGATGGCAAGAGAGATTACATATACACATTTAGAAACTTTACTCTTAAACCCGGCAAGGTTGTCAAG ATCTACTCTCGAGGTTCTGCTGCCGATGCCAGAGTTAATGATTTAGTGTATAGAGATGACGACAGCTGGGGCGTGGGGTCACAGGTCACAACTGTCCTCCTAAACGACAGCAACGAG GAGAAggccacacacacacaaaagacACTCTACAACTAG